The window TAATCAGGTGCAGGCCGTGCGCTACGACGTCGAAAAGGCATTGGCCGGCGATGCATCGCAGATCGCCTACCTGCAGCCGGACGACATGCTCTATGTGCCCAAGACCAAACTGGCCAGCGCCGGTGAGCTCGCGCGGCAACTGGCAGACGTGGTGTTGTTCCAGGGCGTGGGCTTCAGCTTCGGCTACCGCGTCGACAACAAAGACAGTGACAGCAACTAACTCTCAGGTGACCGACCATGAATCCAAAGGAAAACTACCTGCACGAGTTCTTCAGGATCTTTTTCGCCAACAAGCAGCTGGTGAAAAGAGTCTTCCTGATCTTTGCAGTGATCGCCCTGGTCTTGCCGCTGATGCTCAAACAGAGCTTCGATATCACCGCCCAGGTGATCGTGCAGTCCAAAAAACTCTCACAGGGAGACGCCACCACATCCCTCAACCAGGAGAACGCCTCGTTCATTCCACCGTCCCTGGCGGACATGGAAACCGAGAGCAATATCCTGCGTTCGCCAGCCTTGATCCGGCAGACCATCAGCGAGTTGCGCGACAAGGGTGAGTACACGCCCACCCCTGGCGTCTTCAACAAACTGGTGACCCAGCCGTTCAAGCAGTACGTGACCACACCGCTGCGCGAATACGTGATCAACCCGATGAAAGACGCCTTGGGCCTGGAAACTGATCCGGTGCGTGACACGGCGCTGGATGCACTGACTCAAGAGGCGATGGACAGTCTGAAAATCGAGACGCTGCCAGGCTCCAACGTGATCTCCATCATCTATAGCTTCGACAATCCGGCCCAGGGCACCAAGTTTGTTGCTGCCTTGCTGCAGAACTACTTGACCAGCCGCCAGGACCTGCAATCGATCGACTTGCCACAGTCGTTCTACGAAACCAAGAAGAAGCAGTACCAGGTGCGTCTCGATGGCCTGGAAGGCACTCGGCTGGGCTTACTTGAAGCGGTCGGCTCGTCCGATCCGAAGGAAGAAATCACCTTCCGCCTCAATGCAATCAACACCGAAGAGCAAGCGCTCAACCTGTACCGCGATCGCCTGCTGCAAAGCCAACGCTGGCTCGAATACCTGAAAACCAGCCTGGCCGCGGCGAGCAATTCGAAACTCAACGATTACACCTTCCCCTACACCTTCACCACCACCGTGGACAACGTGGCGTTCGAGGATCGTGAGATCAAACAGATGGGTGAAGCCCTGACCACGCAGGTCAGCCGCTACATGAACGACCTGGCGATCTTCCAGCCCGGCAGCGAACCGATGCTGTTGACCCGCGAGCAAATCGCCCGCACCCGCCAGCAGTTTCTGAAAGTGGTCAGCAACCGGATTCAGGAGCGCAACACTGACCTGGCGATTGTCAGCTCGGTGATCGACCAGAAAACCAAGCGCATTGCCGAGTTCAAGGAGCGCATCCACCAGTTGCAGGAAACCCAGAGCAAGCTGCGGCAGATGGACACCGAGATCAACGCGTTGCACGCGGCGTTCTCGACGTATGCCCAGCGCTTCGCCGAAAGCAGCAGCGCACGCTCGCTGGACAACGACCTGTCCAACGCTCGGGTGCTCAGCCCGCCGTATGAGCCTACCGAAGCGGCGTTCCCGAAACCGATGCTGATCATTCCGTTCGGCTTGTTCACCGGTCTCTTGCTGGCGATTGCCCTGGTCTACGTGCGTGAGTTCTTCGATCACCGTTTCAAACACCCAGCGCAAATCACCCACGAACTGGGCTTGCCGGTGCTGTTGGTGATCAACGATCAGAACGCGGATCCGACCAATCCACACAGCAACTGGTCCGTGCCTGGGCTCGTGCATTGGGTGCGCAATTGAACGCGCCGCTCATCCCTTCCCTGCCGATCATTCATTTGCTCAGCAGCGGCGGCTTCTACGGGGCTGAGCGGATGCTGCTGGACCATTGCCTGGCGACGCCGGGGCAGCACCAGGTGCTGTTTCTCGATGCGCCGCCAGACTTGATCGCGCGGTTTCGCCAGGCGGGGGTCGACTGCCGGGGTTGCGCGGGGCTGGGGGAACTGCTGGCGCATTTGCGCCAGCGCCGGGCAGAACGGCCGTTGATCAATACGCACAATTTCAAGGGCCTGTTGTTTGGCTGGGTGGGCGCAACGCTGTTGCGCCTGCCGCTGGTGATTACGCAGCACGGTTTCACACCGCGCAGTCGCAAGCAGAAGTTCTACACCTGGCTGAGCCTGCAACTGTGCCGCACTGCGTCGGTGAATCGCGTGGTTTGCGTCGCAGAAAGCATCGCCGTGCTGTGCCGCCAGGCCAGCGTCAGGGCGGAAAAGCTGCAAGTAATTCCCAATGGTTTACCGGCGGCTCCCGGACTGCCACCGCACAACGTGGGCCGCCAGCGTTGGCTGGCGGGTTATGTCGGGCGGCTGAGCAGTGAAAAAGGCCCCGACTTTTTTCTCGATGCGCTGATTCCACTCTGCCGGCAACACCCGCAACTGGACGCCGTGATGCTCGGCGACGGCCCGGAACGGGAGACGCTGCTGGCGCGCATCAACGAAGCGGGTTTGCAGGACCGCATCACCCTGCCCGGTTATCAGACCGACATGAGTGTGTGGTGGCGACAACTCGATGCGCTGGTGATCAGCTCGCGCACCGAAGGCACGCCGATGATTCTGCTCGAAGCGATGCAAGCCGGCGTGCCGGTGGTGGCGTTCGGTGTCGGCGGGATTCCCGATGTGCTGCAAGACCGACACAACGGCCTGCTGGCGACACCCGCCGACAGCGCCGCCCTCGCCCGCCAGATCGGTTCGTTGCTGACTGAACCGACCATGGCTCGCGAGCTGATCGACAACGCAAAACGTACGCAATTGGACCGTTACGACCTCAAGGCCCTGGCCGAACGCTGGTCGCAACTTTATCTCCGTACTGCACGGGAGGCACGCGCGTGATCTTTCCGCTCTCGATCGTCAGTTTGTTCGGCCTGGTCTGCCT is drawn from Pseudomonas sp. 31-12 and contains these coding sequences:
- a CDS encoding glycosyltransferase family 4 protein — encoded protein: MNAPLIPSLPIIHLLSSGGFYGAERMLLDHCLATPGQHQVLFLDAPPDLIARFRQAGVDCRGCAGLGELLAHLRQRRAERPLINTHNFKGLLFGWVGATLLRLPLVITQHGFTPRSRKQKFYTWLSLQLCRTASVNRVVCVAESIAVLCRQASVRAEKLQVIPNGLPAAPGLPPHNVGRQRWLAGYVGRLSSEKGPDFFLDALIPLCRQHPQLDAVMLGDGPERETLLARINEAGLQDRITLPGYQTDMSVWWRQLDALVISSRTEGTPMILLEAMQAGVPVVAFGVGGIPDVLQDRHNGLLATPADSAALARQIGSLLTEPTMARELIDNAKRTQLDRYDLKALAERWSQLYLRTAREARA
- a CDS encoding Wzz/FepE/Etk N-terminal domain-containing protein, yielding MNPKENYLHEFFRIFFANKQLVKRVFLIFAVIALVLPLMLKQSFDITAQVIVQSKKLSQGDATTSLNQENASFIPPSLADMETESNILRSPALIRQTISELRDKGEYTPTPGVFNKLVTQPFKQYVTTPLREYVINPMKDALGLETDPVRDTALDALTQEAMDSLKIETLPGSNVISIIYSFDNPAQGTKFVAALLQNYLTSRQDLQSIDLPQSFYETKKKQYQVRLDGLEGTRLGLLEAVGSSDPKEEITFRLNAINTEEQALNLYRDRLLQSQRWLEYLKTSLAAASNSKLNDYTFPYTFTTTVDNVAFEDREIKQMGEALTTQVSRYMNDLAIFQPGSEPMLLTREQIARTRQQFLKVVSNRIQERNTDLAIVSSVIDQKTKRIAEFKERIHQLQETQSKLRQMDTEINALHAAFSTYAQRFAESSSARSLDNDLSNARVLSPPYEPTEAAFPKPMLIIPFGLFTGLLLAIALVYVREFFDHRFKHPAQITHELGLPVLLVINDQNADPTNPHSNWSVPGLVHWVRN